In a genomic window of Nostoc sp. UHCC 0870:
- the apcA gene encoding allophycocyanin subunit alpha, whose translation MSIVTKSIVNADAEARYLSPGELSRIKSFVAGGAQRLRIAQVLTENRERIVKQAGDQLFQKRPDVVSPGGNAYGQEMTATCLRDLDYYLRLVTYGIVAGDVTPIEEIGIVGVREMYKSLGTPIDAVAGGVAAMKSVAAGLLSAEDAGEAGAYFDYVVGAMQ comes from the coding sequence ATGAGTATCGTCACGAAGTCCATCGTGAATGCTGACGCAGAAGCCCGCTACCTCAGCCCTGGCGAACTAAGTCGGATCAAGAGCTTTGTTGCTGGTGGCGCACAACGCCTCCGCATCGCTCAAGTATTGACCGAAAACCGCGAGCGTATCGTTAAGCAAGCTGGCGACCAACTTTTCCAAAAGCGTCCTGATGTTGTTTCCCCTGGTGGTAACGCTTACGGTCAAGAAATGACAGCTACCTGTCTGCGTGACCTAGACTATTACCTCCGCCTCGTTACCTACGGAATCGTTGCTGGTGACGTTACCCCCATCGAAGAAATCGGTATCGTTGGTGTACGTGAAATGTACAAATCCCTCGGTACACCCATCGATGCAGTTGCTGGTGGTGTTGCCGCTATGAAGAGCGTAGCTGCTGGCTTGTTGTCTGCTGAAGACGCTGGCGAAGCTGGTGCTTACTTTGACTACGTTGTTGGTGCAATGCAGTAG
- a CDS encoding glycosyltransferase family 4 protein encodes MNKAKIAYISFDTVPAPKGAAIHIEAFSVALAAAFNHIDLLTVSPTTELINSVQIHPQIMQTMLPALGENLIQRILYFRRILRVWLQGKRFDTIHIRSIYEGLVIAINKNQYCDKLIFEVNGLPSIELKYRYPGVVEDKELLHKLYSQEQICLSAADLIVTPSAVTAKYLQQQRHIPTDKIRVIPNGVNLDVFTYRLAQNVNYLPLQMLYFGTLSSWQGVNLAIEALGLINRDIPAYLTVIGQAREYQIKALRQLASKLGVGDKLTILEPISQKDLVTKIHDSDMILSPLTANDRNLVQGCCPLKILEGMATGTPVIASDLPVVRELGEDGVDFLLVKPGSAKAIKDGALRLHDERELATQLAANARQRIENYYTWQQAGNALVKAYQELGIKRSITV; translated from the coding sequence ATGAATAAAGCAAAAATAGCTTACATTTCCTTTGATACTGTACCCGCACCAAAGGGGGCTGCTATCCATATTGAGGCTTTTTCTGTAGCCTTAGCAGCAGCTTTCAATCATATAGATTTATTAACAGTTTCCCCGACAACAGAGTTGATAAACTCCGTCCAAATTCATCCACAAATTATGCAAACAATGTTGCCAGCTTTGGGTGAGAATTTAATTCAGCGAATTTTATACTTTCGTCGGATATTAAGAGTATGGTTGCAAGGAAAGAGATTTGATACTATTCATATTCGTTCAATTTACGAAGGTTTGGTTATTGCAATTAACAAAAATCAATATTGCGATAAATTAATCTTTGAAGTGAATGGCTTACCTTCTATAGAGTTAAAATATCGATATCCTGGAGTAGTGGAGGATAAAGAACTTTTACATAAGTTGTATTCTCAAGAGCAAATTTGCTTATCAGCAGCAGATTTAATCGTCACTCCTAGCGCAGTCACAGCTAAATATTTACAACAACAGAGGCACATCCCAACAGATAAAATCCGGGTAATTCCCAATGGTGTAAATTTAGATGTCTTTACCTATCGTTTAGCGCAAAATGTGAATTATCTACCCTTGCAGATGTTATATTTTGGGACACTTTCTTCCTGGCAAGGTGTGAATTTAGCTATTGAGGCTTTAGGGCTAATAAATCGAGATATTCCTGCTTATTTAACTGTAATTGGACAAGCCAGAGAATATCAAATTAAAGCTTTAAGACAGCTAGCATCAAAGTTAGGTGTAGGGGATAAATTAACTATCCTAGAACCAATATCACAAAAAGATTTGGTGACAAAAATCCATGACTCAGATATGATTTTATCTCCTCTCACCGCCAACGATCGCAATTTAGTTCAAGGTTGCTGTCCCCTAAAGATTTTAGAAGGTATGGCAACGGGAACGCCTGTAATTGCCAGTGATTTGCCCGTAGTACGGGAGTTAGGAGAAGATGGGGTTGATTTTTTATTAGTCAAGCCAGGTTCAGCTAAGGCGATTAAAGATGGGGCATTACGGTTACATGATGAGAGAGAATTAGCCACGCAACTAGCAGCCAACGCCCGCCAGCGAATTGAAAATTACTATACTTGGCAACAGGCTGGAAATGCTTTAGTGAAAGCCTATCAAGAATTAGGCATTAAGCGGTCAATCACCGTTTGA
- the apcB gene encoding allophycocyanin subunit beta yields the protein MQDAITSVINSSDVQGKYLDTSALEKLKGYFATGELRVRAATTISANAAAIVKEAVAKSLLYSDITRPGGNMYTTRRYAACIRDLDYYLRYATYAMLAGDPSILDERVLNGLKETYNSLGVPVGATVQAIQAIKEVTASLVGPDAGKEMGVYFDYISSGLS from the coding sequence ATGCAAGACGCAATTACCTCTGTAATTAACTCCTCTGACGTTCAAGGTAAGTACCTTGACACCTCAGCTTTAGAAAAACTCAAAGGCTACTTCGCTACTGGCGAACTACGTGTACGTGCTGCTACCACCATCAGCGCAAACGCAGCTGCGATCGTTAAAGAAGCTGTAGCTAAATCTTTGTTGTACTCTGATATCACCCGTCCCGGTGGTAATATGTACACCACCCGCCGCTACGCTGCTTGTATCCGTGACTTGGATTACTACCTACGCTACGCTACCTACGCTATGCTAGCTGGCGATCCTTCCATCTTGGATGAGCGCGTACTCAACGGTTTGAAAGAAACCTACAACTCCTTGGGTGTACCTGTTGGAGCTACCGTTCAAGCTATCCAAGCAATTAAAGAAGTAACTGCTAGCTTGGTTGGTCCTGACGCTGGTAAAGAAATGGGCGTTTACTTCGACTACATCTCCTCTGGCTTGAGCTAA
- a CDS encoding class I SAM-dependent methyltransferase: MNILNNQTSTRDLYNQTSANWVREEPISLSDFTARPFVLKLCEPCTQMQVLDLGCGEGYCSRELSRRGAAQVYGIDISEGMIEAARLQDKKNPLGIKYEVGCATNLKQFGNGEIDLVVAVFLFNYLTIAQTQECMREIARILRPNGRFIFSVPHPSFPYMREATYPFYFQVDGAGYFSKRDQQFPGRIWKRDGSWLNVQLIHKTLEDYFNSLNIAGFNKMPVMKELCVTSEHIALDKSFFSPLLDLPLHLAIQVSK, from the coding sequence ATGAACATACTAAATAACCAAACCTCTACGAGAGACTTATACAATCAGACATCTGCTAATTGGGTGAGAGAAGAACCTATCTCTCTCTCAGACTTTACAGCCAGGCCTTTTGTACTAAAGCTTTGTGAACCATGTACTCAAATGCAGGTACTAGACCTTGGTTGTGGTGAAGGTTATTGCAGTAGAGAACTATCGCGACGTGGTGCTGCACAAGTTTATGGGATAGACATCTCTGAAGGGATGATTGAAGCAGCACGCTTGCAAGACAAAAAAAACCCCCTAGGGATTAAATACGAAGTCGGGTGTGCTACCAATCTCAAGCAGTTTGGTAATGGTGAAATAGACTTAGTTGTTGCTGTTTTTTTATTTAATTATTTGACAATTGCTCAAACCCAGGAATGTATGAGAGAAATTGCACGTATTCTTCGTCCCAATGGTCGATTTATATTTAGTGTTCCTCATCCATCCTTTCCCTATATGCGAGAAGCAACATATCCCTTCTATTTTCAAGTGGATGGTGCAGGTTACTTCAGCAAGCGAGATCAGCAGTTTCCTGGTCGTATTTGGAAACGAGATGGTTCTTGGCTAAATGTACAATTGATTCACAAGACGCTTGAAGATTATTTTAATTCCCTTAACATTGCAGGCTTTAATAAGATGCCAGTGATGAAAGAATTATGTGTTACTTCCGAGCATATTGCATTAGATAAATCCTTCTTTAGCCCTTTACTTGATCTGCCCCTTCATCTAGCTATACAAGTATCTAAATAA
- a CDS encoding TenA family transcriptional regulator: protein MMSTLIKNSFREITVNHSLWKHEFLTRCRTDNLCLQDVQVLAVQMYKFSKEFNRILASILSCCQDEVAQLVILENLFDEMGQGDINQSHPELFRRFTRALGIDDKTLATLPPAPETLALIETYLRIPHQYGYLAALGAICYASEGIVSSLYTQLYTGIVGSAPFPKESLIFFEVHIDVDDSHAAKLAAVIEPHIVAMSEEDIKVKLAIVEAMDARVQFFNGIQRQISKYSQYNLFPDSLLLLNT from the coding sequence ATGATGTCAACTTTAATAAAAAACTCCTTCCGCGAAATCACTGTTAATCATTCTCTATGGAAGCATGAGTTCTTAACTCGCTGTCGTACTGACAACTTGTGCCTTCAAGATGTACAGGTACTAGCTGTTCAAATGTACAAATTTTCTAAGGAATTCAACCGCATCTTAGCTAGTATTTTATCTTGTTGTCAAGATGAAGTTGCTCAGTTAGTTATCTTAGAAAACTTATTTGACGAAATGGGACAAGGAGATATAAATCAATCTCACCCAGAATTATTTCGTCGATTTACCCGCGCACTAGGTATTGATGATAAAACTCTAGCGACACTACCACCTGCACCGGAAACTTTGGCTTTAATAGAAACTTACTTGAGAATCCCACATCAGTATGGCTATTTAGCTGCATTGGGTGCAATTTGTTATGCGTCTGAAGGGATTGTTAGTTCTCTGTACACGCAACTATACACGGGAATTGTCGGATCTGCTCCTTTCCCTAAAGAATCGCTCATCTTTTTTGAAGTCCATATTGATGTAGATGATAGTCATGCAGCAAAACTAGCCGCAGTAATTGAACCTCATATCGTTGCCATGAGTGAGGAGGATATCAAGGTCAAGCTAGCTATTGTGGAAGCAATGGATGCTCGTGTTCAATTCTTCAATGGAATTCAGCGTCAAATCTCTAAATACTCTCAATATAATCTCTTTCCTGACTCCTTACTTCTTCTCAATACATAA
- a CDS encoding glycosyltransferase — MKRLLIITERFTPDLGGLASSATRLVTTLCQLGIEVDVVTWSRYLQPGEVLPPESLEIKPRVYRIGLYRHWDMTMPHTLNFLEWLHQTRGYDAVWGHYLFPSGFIATWFARLQGIVSTVSARGNDVDREMFPPGDFARLQWTLQNTNVITAVSADMARKIQLLSGRDDVLVLKNTVDTEIFSPWNEGFIEDNLRNSLGIAPDEVVLGFCGELREKKGQKFLLNALTTVRQQRPACLLIIGEVRASQESVLQLYASHQPEDAQRVIVTGHLSHPEKVAAYLRLCDVYLQPSLWEGMPNALLEAMACGCCCIASDAGGIPEIISHGENGFLLSRSQLHKLGKAVLECLGITLEEKNRVKQTARDRILTTHSITQEKQQLQTVIDRLMPNS, encoded by the coding sequence ATGAAGAGACTTTTAATAATTACAGAAAGATTTACACCAGATTTGGGAGGCTTGGCTAGTAGTGCTACGCGACTAGTGACAACACTGTGTCAACTGGGTATAGAAGTTGATGTTGTTACCTGGAGTCGTTACTTACAGCCGGGGGAAGTTTTACCACCGGAATCTTTAGAAATTAAGCCTCGTGTTTATCGCATAGGGTTATATCGGCATTGGGATATGACTATGCCGCATACATTAAATTTCTTAGAATGGCTGCATCAAACTCGTGGTTATGATGCTGTATGGGGTCATTATCTTTTTCCTAGTGGTTTTATTGCCACTTGGTTTGCCAGACTTCAGGGAATAGTCAGCACTGTGAGTGCGCGGGGTAATGATGTTGACAGAGAAATGTTTCCACCGGGAGATTTTGCGCGTTTGCAGTGGACGTTGCAAAATACTAATGTAATTACTGCTGTCAGTGCTGATATGGCGAGGAAGATTCAGCTATTGAGTGGGCGTGATGATGTGTTGGTGTTGAAAAATACTGTTGATACAGAAATATTTTCTCCCTGGAATGAGGGGTTTATTGAGGATAATCTGCGGAATAGTTTGGGAATTGCCCCTGATGAAGTCGTACTGGGATTTTGTGGGGAACTGCGGGAAAAGAAAGGGCAGAAGTTTTTATTGAATGCTTTAACTACGGTTCGCCAACAACGTCCAGCTTGTCTACTAATTATTGGTGAAGTTAGGGCTTCTCAAGAATCTGTATTGCAATTGTATGCCAGCCATCAGCCAGAAGATGCCCAACGAGTGATAGTGACGGGACATTTATCTCACCCTGAAAAAGTAGCGGCTTATCTGCGGTTATGTGATGTATATCTTCAGCCTTCACTGTGGGAGGGAATGCCTAATGCACTGTTAGAGGCTATGGCTTGTGGTTGTTGTTGTATTGCTAGTGATGCAGGTGGGATTCCAGAAATTATCTCGCACGGTGAAAACGGGTTTTTACTGTCTCGTTCTCAGTTACACAAGTTGGGTAAGGCTGTGCTGGAATGTTTGGGGATAACCTTAGAGGAAAAAAATCGAGTTAAGCAAACAGCACGCGATCGCATCTTAACTACCCATTCTATCACTCAAGAAAAACAGCAACTTCAAACGGTGATTGACCGCTTAATGCCTAATTCTTGA
- a CDS encoding IS66 family transposase encodes MTQKLDSSKKLGEEILQTIEPKGIADESMRRTVEILLNLIEQLQAEVKELRDENQQLKDENNRLKGEKGQPDIKSSKKGFANNHSSEKERQTLKKHNKGSKKATVKINREQILEYPQDKLPADAEFKGYQEVIIQDITLGTDNVLFRKEKYYSPSVGKTYLAELPCGYEGEFGPGIKALVMSLYYGGNMTQGKLLEFLEDIGISISAGYLSNLLIKNHTDFESEKDEVYASGLESSPWQNFDQTGARVGGVNYTTNVVCNPFYTIYLTTAKKDRLSVVKVLQNATELELILNQLTDNLVETFQIPTKWKNALKLLPQETVLSEAEFNTLLDTYLPKLGSQHRTRIIEAAAIAFYHQQTDWPVVQTLVCDDAPQFKLLTDNIALCWVHEGRHYKKLTPYVACHQKALDKFLDDFWDYYRDLLAYKDAPSQQMAEKLRSEFWKLFDTQTGYQQLDERKQLTLLKISELLLVLEHPELPLHNNPAELAARTMVQRRNISYATQTLEGTQAWDTFMSLVATTRKLGISFFEYIRDRISQVGNIPSLATIIQEKSALNPFGFSLMTEELLTPEY; translated from the coding sequence ATGACGCAAAAGCTAGATTCGAGTAAAAAATTGGGAGAAGAGATACTGCAAACCATCGAGCCAAAAGGAATTGCAGATGAATCAATGCGTCGGACAGTAGAAATATTACTGAACCTAATAGAGCAATTGCAAGCAGAAGTCAAAGAATTACGAGATGAAAATCAACAGTTAAAAGATGAAAACAACCGCCTGAAAGGAGAAAAAGGTCAACCAGACATCAAAAGCAGCAAGAAAGGATTTGCCAACAATCACTCATCAGAAAAAGAACGACAGACTCTAAAAAAGCACAACAAAGGCAGTAAGAAAGCGACAGTTAAAATAAATAGAGAACAAATATTGGAATATCCCCAGGACAAACTGCCAGCAGACGCAGAGTTTAAAGGCTATCAAGAAGTAATCATCCAAGACATCACCTTGGGAACGGACAACGTATTATTCCGTAAAGAGAAATACTACTCACCTTCAGTGGGAAAAACCTATTTAGCAGAACTGCCTTGCGGTTACGAAGGAGAATTCGGTCCGGGAATAAAAGCTTTGGTGATGAGCCTATACTATGGGGGCAACATGACCCAAGGCAAATTATTAGAGTTTTTAGAAGATATTGGGATATCCATATCAGCCGGATATTTATCGAACCTACTGATTAAAAACCACACTGATTTTGAAAGCGAGAAAGATGAAGTATATGCGTCGGGACTAGAGAGCAGTCCTTGGCAAAACTTCGACCAAACTGGTGCGCGGGTGGGTGGGGTGAACTATACCACTAATGTAGTCTGCAACCCTTTCTATACAATCTACCTGACCACTGCCAAAAAAGACAGATTGAGTGTAGTAAAAGTATTGCAAAATGCCACAGAACTGGAGTTGATTCTCAATCAACTTACAGACAATTTAGTGGAGACTTTCCAAATCCCGACTAAATGGAAAAATGCTCTTAAACTATTACCTCAAGAAACTGTGTTGAGTGAAGCAGAGTTTAATACTCTACTTGATACATATCTACCCAAACTAGGTTCTCAACACCGGACTCGGATTATAGAAGCAGCAGCGATTGCTTTTTATCATCAACAAACTGATTGGCCAGTGGTGCAAACTCTCGTTTGTGATGATGCTCCTCAGTTCAAATTACTGACTGATAATATCGCTTTGTGTTGGGTGCATGAAGGACGACATTACAAAAAGTTGACCCCTTATGTTGCTTGTCACCAAAAAGCTCTTGATAAATTCCTGGATGATTTCTGGGATTACTACCGAGACTTGCTGGCTTACAAAGATGCACCCAGTCAACAGATGGCAGAAAAACTCCGGTCTGAGTTTTGGAAACTTTTCGATACTCAAACCGGTTATCAACAGTTGGATGAGCGAAAACAATTAACGCTGCTGAAAATTTCGGAGTTGCTTTTAGTCTTAGAGCATCCTGAATTACCTTTGCATAATAATCCGGCGGAGTTAGCTGCTAGGACAATGGTGCAACGGCGTAATATTAGTTATGCCACTCAAACTCTAGAAGGTACTCAGGCTTGGGATACTTTTATGTCTCTTGTTGCTACTACTCGTAAGTTGGGAATTAGCTTTTTTGAGTATATCCGTGACCGGATTTCTCAGGTTGGGAATATTCCTTCTTTAGCAACTATTATTCAGGAAAAATCTGCTCTCAATCCTTTTGGTTTTTCATTGATGACTGAAGAACTCCTTACCCCGGAATATTGA
- a CDS encoding phycobilisome linker polypeptide, producing MARLFKITACVPSQTRIRTQRELQNTYFTKLVPYENWFSEQQRIQKMGGKIVKVELATGKQGSNAGLL from the coding sequence ATGGCTCGCTTATTTAAAATTACAGCTTGCGTTCCCAGCCAAACCCGGATTCGTACCCAACGCGAACTACAAAACACCTACTTTACTAAGCTTGTTCCTTACGAAAATTGGTTCTCTGAACAACAACGGATTCAAAAAATGGGTGGCAAAATCGTTAAGGTGGAACTTGCCACTGGTAAACAAGGTTCTAATGCGGGTTTGCTGTAA
- a CDS encoding sensor histidine kinase, translating into MVTPHLSLSPELFAQAFPFHFAFNQKHEILQAGDVIARISSEPLIGSHIGQNFLINRPNIPVDFEHIQKKSRSLFILEFIHNGMMLKGQMMYQQEEEIIFFLGSPWITDTASLAPLELKLKDFAIHDPIADFLFLLQAKNSSLADTEKLMAELTQQRAQLQSTLEIKDNLTQIAQRQSQELKKSLQELQQTQAQLIQAEKMSSLGQLVAGIAHEINNPVNFISGNLKYVSEYTNDLMQLVKLYQKFHNNPDPEIQDYIGLIDLDFLLNDLPKILHSMQVGSKRITEIVLSLRNFSRLDEAEIKKVDIHEGIDSTLLILQSRLKEKPEHPKIEIIKNYGNLPLIECYPGQLNQVFMNIISNAIDALHMCINECSSTGKDASCRQIKITTELSAENCVAIRIADNGLGITEAVQERLFDPFFTTKPVGKGTGLGLSISYQIIVEKHKGKLSCSSEAGKGTEFSIEIPLLMSSHIVNQDKSLSFVR; encoded by the coding sequence ATGGTTACTCCTCACTTAAGCCTCTCACCAGAACTTTTTGCTCAAGCCTTTCCATTTCACTTTGCTTTTAACCAGAAACACGAAATTTTACAGGCTGGTGATGTTATAGCACGCATCAGTTCTGAACCACTAATTGGTAGTCATATTGGGCAAAATTTCCTGATTAATCGTCCTAACATTCCAGTTGATTTTGAACATATTCAGAAAAAGTCCCGTTCTCTTTTCATTTTAGAGTTTATTCATAATGGAATGATGCTTAAGGGACAAATGATGTATCAACAAGAGGAAGAGATAATATTTTTCTTAGGTTCTCCTTGGATTACTGACACAGCTAGTCTTGCTCCTCTTGAGCTTAAACTAAAAGATTTTGCAATTCACGATCCAATTGCTGATTTTCTCTTTCTATTACAAGCCAAGAATAGCTCTCTAGCTGATACTGAAAAGTTAATGGCAGAACTGACTCAGCAACGCGCACAATTACAGAGTACTCTGGAAATTAAGGACAATTTGACTCAAATTGCTCAAAGGCAATCTCAGGAATTAAAAAAATCTCTCCAAGAGCTACAACAAACTCAAGCCCAATTAATTCAAGCTGAGAAAATGTCTAGTTTAGGGCAGTTAGTTGCTGGGATAGCTCACGAAATTAATAATCCAGTTAATTTTATTTCTGGCAATTTAAAATATGTTAGTGAATATACCAATGACTTGATGCAGCTTGTGAAGCTTTATCAGAAGTTTCATAACAATCCTGATCCAGAAATTCAAGATTATATTGGATTAATTGATTTAGACTTCTTACTTAATGATTTACCTAAAATATTACATTCAATGCAAGTAGGAAGCAAACGTATCACAGAAATTGTCTTATCTCTCAGGAATTTTTCTCGTCTTGATGAAGCAGAGATCAAGAAGGTTGATATTCACGAAGGAATTGATAGTACATTATTAATTTTGCAGAGCAGGCTGAAAGAAAAACCTGAACATCCTAAAATAGAGATCATCAAAAATTATGGTAATTTACCTTTAATAGAGTGTTATCCTGGGCAACTCAATCAAGTATTTATGAATATTATTAGTAATGCAATTGATGCCTTACATATGTGCATAAACGAATGCTCTAGCACAGGAAAGGATGCTAGTTGCCGTCAAATTAAAATTACCACAGAACTCTCAGCAGAAAATTGTGTTGCTATCAGAATTGCGGATAATGGTTTAGGCATCACAGAAGCAGTTCAGGAGCGATTATTTGATCCATTTTTCACCACTAAGCCCGTAGGTAAGGGGACAGGATTGGGTTTATCAATCAGTTATCAGATTATCGTTGAAAAGCACAAGGGAAAGCTAAGTTGTTCATCAGAAGCTGGTAAAGGAACAGAGTTCTCTATTGAAATTCCCTTATTGATGAGTAGCCATATAGTTAATCAAGATAAATCACTGAGTTTTGTCAGATAA
- a CDS encoding heme NO-binding domain-containing protein, which produces MYGLVNKAIQDMVCGRFGEKIWKEIKQKAEVDVDVFISMEGYPDDLTHRLVKAASVVLNLSPSEIMQAFGEFWVKYTSEEGYGEMIDMSGDNLPEFLDNLDNLHARVGVSFPKLKPPSFECTDTEEASLKLHYRSTREGLAPMILGLVKGLGTRFDTEVDITQTQSRDDGAEHDEFLVKYKPH; this is translated from the coding sequence ATGTATGGATTAGTGAATAAAGCGATTCAAGATATGGTATGCGGTCGCTTTGGTGAAAAGATATGGAAAGAAATTAAGCAGAAAGCTGAGGTAGATGTAGACGTTTTCATTAGTATGGAAGGCTACCCTGATGATCTCACCCACAGGCTAGTAAAAGCTGCTAGTGTGGTTCTCAATTTATCTCCATCAGAGATTATGCAAGCTTTTGGGGAATTCTGGGTGAAATACACATCAGAGGAAGGTTATGGGGAAATGATAGATATGAGTGGGGATAATCTACCTGAGTTTTTAGATAACCTGGATAATCTTCATGCTCGTGTAGGAGTCAGTTTTCCTAAACTAAAACCTCCATCATTTGAATGCACTGATACAGAAGAAGCTTCTCTAAAGCTACACTATCGCTCTACCAGAGAAGGACTAGCTCCTATGATTCTTGGTTTAGTTAAAGGATTAGGGACACGGTTTGATACAGAAGTGGATATTACTCAAACCCAGAGTCGGGATGATGGTGCTGAACATGATGAATTTTTAGTGAAATATAAACCACATTGA
- a CDS encoding FHA domain-containing protein yields MQIKLTWVDPNTGDRREPLLQIPVAIGKEFSAMPQQIDEQRVSRVTIQDDLVAGYHALINWQNQELIIIDQNTSNGMQINGLPLTTGSLSDGDRIQIGNCEIIINYTATTGAECDRMIGFLFKRRCGRTDTIDCAYCNQSYEEDYAYYSNYGNYRSSSWGSDYYSNRDRYSYDPETGNVDFTEADAMSLETERDGDFESNMGAS; encoded by the coding sequence TTGCAAATTAAATTAACTTGGGTAGATCCCAATACAGGCGATCGCCGCGAACCATTATTACAGATACCAGTGGCAATTGGCAAAGAATTTTCAGCCATGCCACAACAAATTGATGAGCAAAGGGTTTCTAGAGTTACTATTCAAGATGACCTAGTTGCAGGTTATCATGCCTTGATTAATTGGCAAAATCAAGAGTTAATTATTATTGACCAGAATACCAGCAATGGGATGCAAATTAATGGTTTACCGTTAACAACGGGTAGCCTCAGTGATGGCGATCGCATCCAAATCGGCAACTGTGAAATCATCATCAATTATACAGCTACAACTGGCGCGGAGTGCGATCGCATGATCGGTTTCTTATTCAAACGTCGCTGCGGACGTACTGACACTATTGATTGTGCTTACTGTAACCAGTCTTACGAAGAAGACTACGCCTATTACTCTAATTATGGGAACTATCGGTCTAGCTCTTGGGGTAGTGACTATTACTCTAACCGCGATCGCTATTCCTATGACCCGGAAACTGGTAACGTAGACTTTACAGAAGCTGACGCTATGAGTCTAGAAACTGAACGAGATGGCGATTTTGAAAGTAATATGGGAGCGAGTTAG